AGTGGTACGTGAGCTGGGTTTAGAACGTCGTGAGACAGTTCGGTCCCTATCTGATGCGGGCGCAGGATATTTGAGGGAAGCTGTCCTTAGTACGAGAGGACCGGGATGGACGAACCTCCTGTCAACCAGTTGTCGCGCCAGCGGCATAGCTGGGTAGCAGCGTTCGGTTGGGATAAGCGCTGAAAGCATCTAAGTGCCAAGCCCATCCCAAGATTAGATATCCCTTCCGCCTAACGGCGGACTAAAGGCTCCTGGAAGACAACCAGGTCGATAGGCCGCAGGTGTAAGTGTAGTAATATATTTAGCCGAGCGGTACTAATCAGCCGTGAGACTTGACCATAAAATTTTAGCAAAACCTTTGTTTGCAATTAAATGGTAACAAGTCTTCAAACATGATACTTTTTACGTGTTGTCAGATTTCCAAATCTGATAACCTGCCACTATGTTCTGTTAAGATGTCAAAGAGCATGCTCTTTGATAATAAATGTGTTGTCGGGTCCTCCTGAACCGACAACGAAAAGTTTTCTCGGTGGCGATGGTGAGAGGGTCATACCCGTTCCCATTCCGAACACGGAAGTCAAGCCTCCCAACGCCGATGGTACTGCCTCCTCACAGGGGTGGGAGAGTAGGACGCTGCCGGGTTTAAATTGAAACCGCGCTTTGATATCAAGGCGCGGTTTTTATTTTATTGACATGCAAGGCGATTTTGTGCTATACAAAGTAGTCAGGAAAGGGTAGTTTGGTTAAGGATATATGTAAAGGAGGTTTAAATTGAGAAAGAAAAGAAATTGTATTTTAATTATTGGATTAGGCGTAATAGCGCGGGTGCCCCACTCCCGCCCAAAGCGGGAGAAGGTTGCCTTAAAATGCGGGAGATGATTGGCTGCGATGAACATCCGAATAATTAAATTGACAGCTATATTGGTTTGTTCTATAATCTTAATCAGGAAGAAAGCAGAATAGATGATTAAAAAGGTCGTAAAAAAAACTACTCTGGATAGATATAATCCCATTCTGGATGATTTAGCATACTGGTTAGGCAAAAACCCTGAGGAGAGAATTGCCGCTGTCCAGTACTTGAGGAAACAACACAATGGAACTACAGCAAGACTTCAGAGAACTGTTAGAGTTATTCAACAAGCATGAAGTTAGTTATGTGATTGTTGGAGCTTATGCGCTGGCAATGCATGGAGTACCTCGCTATACCGGCGATCTAGATATCCTGGTTAAATCCGATAAGGAAAATTCCCAGCGGATTCTGGTTGCTCTTGTGGAATTCGGATTTGGTTCTATGGGTTTATCCGAAAGCGACTTTATTGTTGCTGATAATGTTATCCAACTTGGAGTTCCGCCGGTTCGAGTGGATATCATCACATCACTTACCGGAGTATCCTGGGCTGAGGTTTATGCTCATCGGATTGCGGGTAATTACGGCGATACCCCAGTTTATTTTATAGGTCGTGAGCAATTTATCACCAATAAAAGAGCACTGGGAAGGAAGAAAGACCTTGCTGACTTGGAGGAGTTAGGCGAGGAGTGAATCAAAATGCACAGATGCCCCTCTCCAGCCCCAAACGGGAGAGTATTACTTCAGTGAATTTGCCGGGTGTCCAACTCCCGCCCAAACCGGGAGTGGGTTACCTCAGAATACAGAAAAATGCTTGCCCGATAATTTATTCCACTATATGTTTAATAGCTTGGTAGATCAAACCTACTTGAAGTTTGACCTATTTGACTGGCGGATCAAGTCCCAAGTGGACTTGACCTACTTCTGCTTAGTGCTTTGATGCTGGGGTATCCGGCAGAGTTGACGGATGCTCTACCGCTGATTGCTTCTTTGTGGCGGGCATTCGCTTTAGACTAACTTCATCTGCCAACAAATATATGTTGGTGTATGCAGGCAAAAAGGTTGCTGCTCGAAAAATAAATTCACACAATTATTAACATTAGTTCTTGTGATAATGTCTATAATTAAATAACATTATGTTTATGAAAAATATAACCGGAAAAAATCTATCGATTAATAATCAAACCTTGATGCTGATTATTGTCGGTTCTGTGATAATGTATTTATTTTTTATCTCAAAGCAATTTATTGGAGATGATTGGTTATGGTTAGCTAACGCTAAGAAAGCATTTGATAACCCGGAAATATTTTTCCAGCGGCCAATGTATGGCTATTTACGTCCCTTAAATATGTTTATAATTTTTATTTGGCAGAATATTTTCGGCGAAAATGCATATATTTTTAGCCTGATAAATATATTGCTTCATGCCTCAAATATCTGGCTTTTATGGAAAGTGTTAAAAAAATTCGGGGTTAGCGAAAAAGTATGCAATTTGAGCGCTTTAATATTCGGATTCTATTATTTGAATTCCTCCGCTCTTCTATGGATTTCTGTTGGACATGATCTTTGGGTAACAATGTTATCGCTTCTGTTTACGCTAAAAATGATTGATTTAATTGAAAGACCTCAAATATTAAATTTTATTATAGTTTTCTTAATTGGTATAGCGGCAACTTTAATTAAGGAATCTGGATTTGTTACAATTGGTCTCTTCTTTTTATTGCTGATTCTCAAGCGAAAAAATCCTCTATCAAAAGAATTCAGATTATATTCCATTTTTATAATTTTAATATATCTCATTTATATAATAATGTATTTTATTACTCGCACATATGCAGATAAGAAATTAGTTATTGGTTTAGAGACAATAATGAACCTATGGTATTTTATAATATATATTATCTTTCCATTATCTAAACGATTCGCCGCAATAATCCCGGAAGGAATGCTTTGGGCAGTTAAAGCGATTAAGATTACGGCGACTTTAGCAGCGCCGTTAGTGTTGTTCTATGCATTTAAAAAAGGCGGAAATGCCTTGAAATATTTTATTTTGTGGTCCGTTATGTTTATTTCTACGATTATCATATTTGATTGGAATTTGGGATTATTTGATCTATATCCCGGAAAAACAGCGTCCAGATTTATGTATAGCGTTATTCCGGGTTTTTCGGTAGTTATTTCTTGGCTGATAATAAATGTTATTTGGGCGCGATTCAAATTTTTAAATAAAAAATCCATAATGATTATAATGGTAATACTATTTATATCGGGCAATTTTTTAATAATAAAGAAAGTGTCAAATATATTCATTTATAAACAAAATATTACTAATGAAATTCTCGACAGTTTATACGGCATAACTGATAACTTAAAAAAGAGCGACATATTAATAATACTAACCAAAGATATTGAGAGCGCTTTTATTGTATTGCCAAGTGAGATTCATATAGAAGCGATGATTTTTGTGAAATTTAATAAATTGATTGATGTTCAAGTTAAAGAAGTTAGCCAATATAAAAGTAATGCAATAGGCTATTCGGATCGTGTCATGACTTTAGGTTGGGATATAAAATCAAATAAAATGGTTACTCATTAATCTATTTGCTTAGATTTTTCATTAGTCCCGCAACTTGGGTATTTGCGAGAACTGCCTTTTGCGGTTTTCCGCATTAGCAAATGCCGTGTTTGGTGGCTGGTATTTGCCTTAGACGTACTCATCTGTAGCGAAGCGGGGGTCCGCCTTTGGCGGATGCCGCCCACATAAACACCAATCACTACTTTTTAGCCTTGCTTTCCTGATATTTTTTCAACTGCTGTTTATATTTATCCTTATCAGCATCCTGAGCGATTACTATATTGATATATTTAATTGCTTCATCAGTTTTGCCGCGGCAATAACAAATATCGGCAAGAACGCTTAGCACGCCGGCTTTAAACTCGCCCGGTTCAGCCATACTTTCAGCTCGACGGACATACCTCTCAGCCTCCTCAAGATTGACTTTTCTATCTAAACACCATTTCGAAAATGAATAAAATTTATCAGGATTATTTTCCCAGTTTGGGCCGAGAGTTTCCTTTTTAATTTTTATCGCTTCAGCTGTATCTTTTCTAACATATAAAGCAAAATCGATTTTCAACTGGTTATTGGCTTTAATCATACTGGGATTTGGGTTATTCGCTGATGCATCAAGCCCATAGCGAAGATATTTTTCTATTTGATCTGTCTTAAACAATTTCCGTGAAAGATTGCTTATAACCCGGACGATTTTAACAATTTTGACCGGGTTGTTATCGTTAGATTTTATAGCGGTATCGGCAACAGGCAAAACATCCTCAAAGGTAATCTTT
The sequence above is a segment of the Candidatus Zixiibacteriota bacterium genome. Coding sequences within it:
- a CDS encoding glycosyltransferase family 39 protein — translated: MKNITGKNLSINNQTLMLIIVGSVIMYLFFISKQFIGDDWLWLANAKKAFDNPEIFFQRPMYGYLRPLNMFIIFIWQNIFGENAYIFSLINILLHASNIWLLWKVLKKFGVSEKVCNLSALIFGFYYLNSSALLWISVGHDLWVTMLSLLFTLKMIDLIERPQILNFIIVFLIGIAATLIKESGFVTIGLFFLLLILKRKNPLSKEFRLYSIFIILIYLIYIIMYFITRTYADKKLVIGLETIMNLWYFIIYIIFPLSKRFAAIIPEGMLWAVKAIKITATLAAPLVLFYAFKKGGNALKYFILWSVMFISTIIIFDWNLGLFDLYPGKTASRFMYSVIPGFSVVISWLIINVIWARFKFLNKKSIMIIMVILFISGNFLIIKKVSNIFIYKQNITNEILDSLYGITDNLKKSDILIILTKDIESAFIVLPSEIHIEAMIFVKFNKLIDVQVKEVSQYKSNAIGYSDRVMTLGWDIKSNKMVTH